A DNA window from Streptomyces parvus contains the following coding sequences:
- the argS gene encoding arginine--tRNA ligase — MASVPSLASTLQQQLADALTAALPDAGTADPLLRRSDRADFQANGILALAKKLKGNPRELAGQVTAALPAGELIKDIEVSGPGFLNITLADRAIVETLAARAADPEGRLGVPVAADAGKTVIDYAQPNVAKEMHVGHLRSAVIGDAMVRILEFTGEDVVRRHHIGDWGTQFGMLIQYLIEHPGALKHEGDASDGEAAMSTLNRVYKASRALFDSDEAFKARSRDRVVALQAGDPETLELWQGFVDESKIYFHSVFDKLDMEVRDPDIVGESGYNDMLEETCRILEETGVAVRSEGALCVFFDDVKGPDGNKVPLIVKKTNGGYGYAATDLSAIRNRVQDLKADTLLYVVDARQSLHFKMVFETARRAGWLGDGVKAVQLAFGTVLGKDGKPFKTREGETVRLEDLLDEAVERATAVVREKAGKVGLSEAEIVENGRYVGIGAVKYADLSTSAVRDYKFDLDQMVSLNGDTSVYLQYAYARIQSILRKAGDAVPAAHPELALAPAERALGLHLDQFGEVLSEVAAGYEPHKLAAYLYQLASHLTTFYDQCQVLSPDNAPEVVENRLFLVELTARTLHRGMALLGIRTPERL; from the coding sequence ATGGCCTCGGTCCCTTCCCTCGCTTCCACGCTCCAGCAGCAGCTGGCGGACGCCCTGACGGCAGCCCTGCCGGATGCCGGCACCGCGGACCCGCTGCTGCGCCGAAGCGACCGGGCCGACTTCCAGGCCAACGGCATCCTGGCGCTCGCCAAGAAGCTCAAGGGCAACCCCCGGGAGCTGGCCGGCCAGGTCACCGCCGCCCTCCCGGCGGGCGAGCTGATCAAGGACATCGAGGTCTCCGGCCCCGGCTTCCTCAACATCACCCTCGCGGACAGGGCGATCGTCGAGACGCTGGCCGCCCGGGCCGCCGACCCCGAGGGCCGCCTCGGCGTGCCGGTGGCCGCGGACGCCGGAAAGACGGTCATCGACTACGCCCAGCCCAACGTGGCCAAGGAGATGCACGTCGGCCATCTGCGGTCGGCGGTCATCGGCGACGCGATGGTCAGGATCCTGGAGTTCACCGGCGAGGACGTCGTCAGGCGGCACCACATCGGCGACTGGGGCACCCAGTTCGGGATGCTCATCCAGTATCTGATCGAGCACCCGGGCGCCCTGAAGCACGAGGGCGACGCGAGCGACGGCGAGGCGGCGATGTCGACGCTGAACCGCGTCTACAAGGCGTCCCGGGCCCTGTTCGACTCGGACGAGGCGTTCAAGGCCCGGTCCCGGGACCGGGTGGTGGCCCTCCAGGCCGGTGACCCCGAGACGCTGGAGCTGTGGCAGGGCTTCGTCGACGAGTCGAAGATCTACTTCCACTCGGTCTTCGACAAGCTCGACATGGAGGTCCGCGACCCCGACATCGTCGGCGAGTCCGGCTACAACGACATGCTGGAGGAGACCTGCCGGATCCTGGAGGAGACGGGTGTCGCCGTCCGCTCCGAGGGTGCGCTGTGCGTGTTCTTCGACGATGTGAAGGGCCCGGACGGCAACAAGGTCCCGCTCATCGTGAAGAAGACGAACGGCGGTTACGGCTACGCGGCGACCGACCTCTCCGCGATCCGCAACCGGGTCCAGGACCTCAAGGCCGACACCCTGCTGTACGTGGTGGACGCCCGGCAGTCGCTGCACTTCAAGATGGTCTTCGAGACGGCCCGGCGGGCCGGCTGGCTGGGCGACGGCGTCAAGGCCGTGCAGCTGGCCTTCGGCACGGTCCTCGGCAAGGACGGCAAGCCGTTCAAGACCCGTGAGGGCGAGACGGTCCGGCTGGAGGACCTGCTCGACGAGGCGGTCGAGCGGGCCACCGCGGTCGTCCGGGAGAAGGCCGGGAAGGTCGGCCTGTCCGAGGCGGAGATCGTCGAGAACGGCCGGTACGTCGGCATCGGGGCCGTGAAGTACGCGGACCTGTCGACCTCCGCCGTACGGGACTACAAGTTCGACCTCGACCAGATGGTGTCGCTGAACGGCGACACGTCGGTGTACCTCCAGTACGCGTACGCGCGTATCCAGTCGATCCTGCGCAAGGCCGGGGACGCGGTTCCGGCCGCCCACCCGGAGCTGGCGCTGGCCCCGGCGGAGCGGGCGCTCGGCCTGCACCTGGACCAGTTCGGCGAGGTGCTCTCCGAGGTGGCCGCGGGCTACGAGCCGCACAAGCTGGCCGCGTATCTCTACCAGCTGGCGTCGCACCTGACCACGTTCTACGACCAGTGCCAGGTGCTCAGCCCGGACAACGCCCCGGAGGTCGTCGAGAACCGGCTCTTCCTGGTCGAGCTGACCGCCCGGACCCTGCACCGGGGGATGGCGCTGCTGGGCATCCGGACGCCCGAGCGCCTCTGA
- a CDS encoding RtcB family protein, with the protein MSYVEVPGAKVPIRMWTDPASVEDVAMQQLRNVSTLPWIKGLAVMPDVHFGKGATVGSVIAMQGAVCPAAVGVDIGCGMSAVKTSLTANDLPGDLSRLRSKIEQAIPVGRGMHGEAVDPGRLHGFPTAGWDDFWGRFGGIADAVKFRQERATKQMGTLGSGNHFIEFCLDETGSVWLMLHSGSRNIGKELADFHIGQAQKLPHNQGLVDRDLAVFVADTPQMAAYRNDLFWAQEYAKFNRAIMMGLFQDVVRKEFKKARVTFEPVISCHHNYVAEERYEGMDLLVTRKGAIRAGSGDYGIIPGSMGTGSYIVKGLGNEKSFNSASHGAGRRMSRNAAKKRFSTKDLEEQTQGVECRKDSGVVDEIPGAYKPIEQVIDQQRDLVEVVAKLKQVVCVKG; encoded by the coding sequence ATGTCGTACGTAGAGGTGCCGGGGGCGAAGGTTCCCATCCGGATGTGGACGGACCCCGCGTCGGTCGAGGACGTCGCGATGCAGCAGCTGCGCAACGTCTCGACGCTGCCGTGGATCAAGGGGCTGGCCGTCATGCCCGACGTCCACTTCGGCAAGGGGGCGACGGTCGGCTCGGTGATCGCGATGCAGGGCGCGGTGTGCCCGGCCGCGGTGGGGGTGGACATCGGCTGCGGGATGTCCGCCGTCAAGACGTCGCTCACCGCGAACGACCTCCCCGGCGACCTGTCACGGCTGCGCTCCAAGATCGAGCAGGCGATCCCGGTCGGCCGGGGGATGCACGGCGAGGCGGTGGATCCGGGGAGGCTCCACGGGTTCCCGACGGCGGGCTGGGACGACTTCTGGGGGCGGTTCGGGGGGATCGCGGATGCGGTCAAGTTCCGTCAGGAGCGCGCCACGAAGCAGATGGGAACGCTCGGATCGGGTAATCACTTTATTGAGTTCTGTCTCGATGAGACCGGTTCTGTCTGGCTGATGCTGCACTCCGGTTCGCGGAACATCGGCAAGGAACTGGCCGACTTCCACATCGGTCAGGCGCAGAAGCTGCCGCACAACCAGGGGCTGGTCGATCGCGACCTGGCGGTGTTCGTCGCGGACACTCCGCAGATGGCCGCCTACCGCAACGACCTCTTCTGGGCGCAGGAGTACGCGAAGTTCAACCGGGCGATCATGATGGGGCTCTTCCAGGACGTGGTCCGCAAGGAGTTCAAGAAGGCCCGGGTGACCTTCGAGCCGGTCATCTCCTGCCACCACAACTACGTGGCGGAGGAGCGGTACGAGGGGATGGACCTGCTGGTCACCCGCAAGGGCGCGATCCGGGCGGGCTCCGGGGACTACGGGATCATCCCGGGGTCCATGGGCACCGGCTCGTACATCGTGAAGGGCCTCGGCAACGAGAAGTCGTTCAACTCGGCGTCGCACGGCGCGGGCCGCCGGATGAGCCGGAACGCGGCGAAGAAGCGCTTCTCGACCAAGGACCTGGAGGAGCAGACGCAGGGGGTGGAGTGCCGTAAGGACTCCGGCGTCGTGGACGAGATCCCGGGTGCGTACAAGCCGATCGAGCAGGTCATCGATCAGCAGCGGGATCTGGTCGAGGTCGTCGCGAAGCTCAAGCAGGTGGTGTGCGTGAAGGGCTGA
- a CDS encoding phosphatidylserine/phosphatidylglycerophosphate/cardiolipin synthase family protein produces the protein MSAIAAEATDRPALDDRTCEKRSLRLRRRLERLIGIAATEGNALVPLRNGDAIFGAMLEAIRGAEHTVDLMTFVYWRGDIALQFAEALADRARAGVRVRLMLDGFGSRLIEKDQLALMDEAGVTVTWFRKPLHLSPLKQNHRCHRKVLVVDERTAFTGGVGIAEEWCGDARNEHEWRDTHVQVTGPAVDGLAAAFAQNWAECHDELFDDRDRFISEEHHGDSVVQVVRGSASFGWQDMQTLIRVVLESAEERIRLTTAYFAPDAYFTGLLCAAAARGVEVEILLPGPHTDKRVCQLAGQRYYEDLTDCGVKIYQYQPTMMHTKTLTIDRVASLIGSTNFNRRSLDHDEEVMLAVLDQDFTATLDSHFEEDREKSILIERGRWKRRDLVQRAKEAAVVPIRRFL, from the coding sequence ATGTCCGCCATTGCTGCAGAAGCCACCGACCGACCGGCCCTGGACGACCGCACCTGCGAGAAGCGGTCCCTGCGGCTCAGACGCAGGCTGGAGCGGCTGATCGGCATCGCCGCCACCGAGGGCAACGCCCTCGTCCCGCTCCGTAACGGAGACGCGATCTTCGGTGCGATGCTGGAGGCGATCCGGGGCGCGGAGCACACCGTCGACCTGATGACGTTCGTCTACTGGCGGGGTGACATCGCTCTCCAGTTCGCCGAGGCCCTGGCCGACCGCGCCCGCGCCGGGGTCCGGGTGCGGCTCATGCTCGACGGGTTCGGATCGCGGCTCATCGAGAAGGACCAGCTGGCCCTCATGGACGAGGCCGGGGTCACCGTGACCTGGTTCCGCAAGCCCCTCCACCTCTCACCGCTCAAGCAGAACCACCGCTGCCACCGCAAGGTCCTCGTCGTCGACGAGCGCACCGCGTTCACCGGCGGCGTCGGGATAGCCGAGGAGTGGTGCGGTGACGCCCGCAACGAGCACGAGTGGCGGGACACCCACGTCCAGGTCACCGGGCCCGCCGTCGACGGACTGGCCGCCGCCTTCGCCCAGAACTGGGCCGAGTGCCACGACGAGCTGTTCGACGACCGCGACCGGTTCATCAGCGAGGAGCACCACGGCGACTCCGTCGTCCAGGTCGTCCGCGGCTCCGCCTCCTTCGGCTGGCAGGACATGCAGACCCTGATCCGGGTCGTCCTGGAGTCCGCCGAGGAACGCATCCGCCTCACCACCGCCTACTTCGCCCCCGACGCCTACTTCACCGGGCTGCTGTGCGCCGCCGCCGCGCGCGGGGTGGAGGTCGAGATCCTGCTGCCGGGACCGCACACCGACAAGCGGGTCTGCCAGCTCGCCGGGCAGCGCTACTACGAGGACCTGACCGACTGCGGTGTGAAGATCTACCAGTACCAGCCGACGATGATGCACACCAAGACCCTCACCATCGACCGGGTCGCCTCGCTCATCGGCTCCACCAACTTCAACCGCCGCTCCCTCGACCACGACGAGGAAGTCATGCTCGCCGTCCTCGACCAGGACTTCACCGCGACCCTTGACAGCCACTTCGAGGAGGACCGCGAGAAGAGCATCCTGATCGAGCGCGGCCGATGGAAGCGCCGCGACCTCGTCCAGCGGGCCAAGGAAGCGGCCGTCGTGCCGATCCGCCGCTTCCTCTGA
- a CDS encoding TIGR03086 family metal-binding protein, with protein MTQTIGELLETAAGRALPVVRGIDDGQLAARTPCAEYDVRALLNHLFLVVVNFQALAAREDVDFGREPEFVTGDWRGRFGDETARLVEAWSVPGVEEGTTGQMGLPARTVGLMVLGDLTVHAWDLARATGTDFVPEPSVLDEVGPGLAAMAPQAREMKVFGEPFPVPESATAFERLLAVTGRDPGWTPGGTAGG; from the coding sequence ATGACTCAGACGATCGGTGAACTGCTGGAGACCGCCGCGGGCCGGGCCCTGCCCGTGGTACGGGGGATCGACGACGGGCAACTGGCCGCCCGTACGCCCTGCGCCGAGTACGACGTACGGGCGCTGCTGAACCACCTGTTCCTGGTGGTCGTGAACTTCCAGGCCCTCGCGGCCCGCGAGGACGTGGATTTCGGCCGGGAGCCGGAGTTCGTGACGGGCGACTGGCGGGGCCGGTTCGGCGACGAGACGGCCCGGCTGGTGGAGGCCTGGAGCGTGCCGGGCGTCGAGGAGGGCACGACGGGGCAGATGGGGCTGCCGGCCCGGACGGTGGGGCTCATGGTGCTCGGCGATCTGACCGTGCACGCCTGGGACCTGGCGCGGGCGACGGGCACGGACTTCGTGCCGGAGCCGAGCGTGCTGGACGAGGTGGGCCCGGGGCTGGCGGCGATGGCTCCGCAGGCCCGGGAGATGAAGGTGTTCGGCGAGCCGTTCCCGGTACCGGAGAGCGCTACGGCTTTCGAACGGCTGCTGGCGGTGACGGGGCGCGATCCGGGGTGGACGCCGGGCGGGACGGCCGGGGGCTGA
- a CDS encoding DUF2637 domain-containing protein: MAAMQLTRTHRILIGVVVAGAVVIAAIGFAGSYAAVRELAEEKGFGSFSLVFPIGIDAGICVLLALDLLLTWMRIPFPMLRQTAWLLTAATIAFNGAASWPDPLGTAMHAVIPVLFVVSVEAARHAVGRIADITADKHMEGVRLTRWLLSPIPTFKLWRRMKLWELRSYEQVIKLEQDRLIYQARLQARFGRNWRRKAPIESMMPLRLAKYGVPLAETAPAGLAAAGIEPALLPPSPVEADRPKGELGPAGPNQAEPVHAELPYGPHQEPSRQHGQQHNQQHGQAPHQEHGPRPEQAQPHPQQQQTMSLQKQEPAVPPTHDSPWFAAQKLPDNVHESAYDPEYVEGVERTPVQIPAGPGRTRPLGDVGTIGAVPHPRQEEQAPEPSEVPDPEEAPQVEQWPMEDTDFAREAYEVFSEYTDAQGQYPSVEVLDIHLADTRNVRHPRSTELLQQLMPQFRQAYAQRPTAEQPA, from the coding sequence GTGGCCGCGATGCAGCTGACACGCACGCACCGCATACTCATCGGGGTCGTCGTCGCGGGTGCGGTGGTCATCGCCGCGATCGGGTTCGCGGGTTCCTACGCCGCCGTGCGCGAACTCGCGGAGGAGAAGGGCTTCGGGTCGTTCTCCCTGGTCTTTCCGATCGGCATCGACGCGGGCATCTGCGTCCTGCTCGCCCTGGACCTCCTGCTGACCTGGATGCGGATCCCGTTCCCGATGCTGCGCCAGACGGCGTGGCTGCTGACGGCCGCGACGATCGCGTTCAACGGCGCCGCCTCCTGGCCCGATCCGCTGGGCACCGCGATGCACGCGGTCATCCCGGTGCTGTTCGTCGTCTCCGTCGAGGCCGCCCGGCACGCGGTGGGCCGGATCGCGGACATCACGGCCGACAAGCACATGGAGGGCGTCCGCCTCACCCGCTGGCTGCTCTCGCCGATCCCCACGTTCAAGCTGTGGCGGCGGATGAAGCTGTGGGAGCTGCGCAGTTACGAGCAGGTCATCAAGCTCGAACAGGACCGGCTGATCTACCAGGCCCGCCTCCAGGCCCGCTTCGGCCGCAACTGGCGGCGCAAGGCGCCGATCGAGTCGATGATGCCGCTGCGCCTGGCGAAGTACGGCGTGCCGCTCGCCGAGACCGCCCCGGCCGGCCTCGCCGCCGCCGGCATCGAACCGGCCCTGCTGCCGCCGTCGCCCGTCGAGGCCGACCGCCCGAAGGGCGAGCTGGGCCCCGCCGGGCCGAACCAGGCCGAGCCGGTCCACGCCGAGCTGCCGTACGGCCCCCACCAGGAGCCGAGCCGGCAGCACGGGCAGCAGCACAATCAGCAGCACGGCCAGGCCCCGCACCAGGAGCACGGGCCCCGGCCCGAGCAGGCCCAGCCCCACCCCCAGCAGCAGCAGACCATGTCGCTCCAGAAGCAGGAGCCGGCCGTCCCGCCCACCCACGACAGCCCCTGGTTCGCCGCCCAGAAGCTGCCGGACAACGTCCACGAGAGCGCGTACGACCCGGAGTACGTCGAGGGCGTGGAGCGGACCCCGGTCCAGATCCCCGCGGGCCCCGGCCGCACCCGGCCGCTGGGTGACGTCGGCACCATCGGCGCGGTCCCGCACCCCCGCCAGGAGGAGCAGGCCCCCGAGCCGTCCGAGGTCCCCGACCCCGAAGAGGCACCGCAGGTGGAGCAGTGGCCCATGGAGGACACCGACTTCGCCCGCGAGGCGTACGAGGTGTTCAGTGAGTACACGGACGCGCAGGGGCAGTACCCGTCCGTGGAGGTCCTGGACATCCACCTCGCCGACACGCGCAACGTCCGCCACCCGCGCTCGACAGAGCTGCTCCAGCAGCTGATGCCGCAGTTCAGGCAGGCCTACGCGCAGCGGCCTACCGCCGAGCAGCCCGCCTGA
- the lysS gene encoding lysine--tRNA ligase encodes MPTVAESQTSTETDWVSRFADDVIAESERRAPGKPVVVASGLSPSGPIHLGNLREVMTPHLVADEIRRRGYTVRHLISWDDYDRYRKVPNGVPGVDASWAEHIGKPLTSVPAPAGSAYANWAEHFKAAMTAALDELGVEYDGISQTEQYTAGAYREQILHAMKHRADIDAVLDRYRTKKDPAAAQGKGGKKPQQQKKVDEAELEAAEGSGAAGEDDGSGNSAGYFPYKPYCGNCEKDLTVVTSYDDDTTELNYTCSACGFAETVRLSEFNRGKLVWKVDWPMRWAYEGVIFEPSGVDHSSPGSSFVVGGQIVREVFDGVQPIGPMYAFVGISGMAKMSSSKGGVPTPADALKIMEAPLLRWLYARRKPNQSFKIAFDQEIQRLYDEWDSLGRKVVEGTVLPADAAAYSRAVRTAAGELPSTPRPLPYRTLASVADITAGAEDQTLRILSELDPENPLTSLDEARPRLDRAENWITTQVPAEARTIVRDEPDKELLGSLDDQGRASLRLLLEGLDTHWSLDGLTTLVYGVPKVLAGLEPDAEPTPELKAAQRSFFALLYRLLVSRDTGPRLPTLLLAVGADRVRRLLGA; translated from the coding sequence GTGCCGACCGTGGCCGAGAGTCAGACCAGCACCGAGACCGACTGGGTCTCCCGCTTCGCGGACGATGTCATCGCCGAATCGGAGCGTCGTGCGCCTGGCAAACCGGTCGTCGTCGCCTCCGGTCTGTCCCCGTCGGGCCCGATCCACCTCGGCAACCTCCGCGAGGTCATGACCCCGCACCTGGTCGCCGACGAGATCCGCCGCCGCGGGTACACCGTGCGCCACCTGATCTCCTGGGACGACTACGACCGCTACCGCAAGGTCCCGAACGGCGTCCCCGGCGTCGACGCGTCCTGGGCCGAGCACATCGGCAAGCCGCTGACCTCGGTGCCCGCCCCGGCCGGCTCGGCGTACGCGAACTGGGCCGAGCACTTCAAGGCCGCCATGACGGCGGCCCTGGACGAGCTGGGCGTCGAGTACGACGGAATCAGCCAGACGGAGCAGTACACCGCCGGGGCCTACCGCGAGCAGATCCTGCACGCGATGAAGCACCGCGCCGACATCGACGCCGTTCTCGACCGCTACCGGACCAAGAAGGACCCGGCGGCGGCTCAGGGCAAGGGCGGCAAGAAGCCGCAGCAGCAGAAGAAGGTCGACGAGGCCGAGCTGGAGGCCGCCGAGGGCTCCGGCGCCGCCGGGGAGGACGACGGCAGCGGCAACAGCGCCGGCTACTTCCCGTACAAGCCCTACTGCGGCAACTGCGAGAAGGACCTCACCGTCGTCACCTCCTACGACGACGACACCACCGAGCTGAACTACACCTGCTCGGCGTGCGGCTTCGCCGAGACGGTCCGCCTCAGCGAGTTCAACCGCGGCAAGCTCGTCTGGAAGGTCGACTGGCCGATGCGCTGGGCGTACGAAGGCGTGATCTTCGAGCCCAGCGGCGTCGACCACTCCTCGCCCGGCTCGTCCTTCGTCGTCGGCGGCCAGATCGTCCGCGAGGTCTTCGACGGCGTGCAGCCCATCGGGCCGATGTACGCCTTCGTCGGCATCTCCGGCATGGCCAAGATGTCCAGCAGCAAGGGCGGGGTCCCCACCCCGGCCGACGCGCTGAAGATCATGGAAGCGCCGCTCCTGCGCTGGCTCTACGCCCGCCGCAAGCCCAACCAGTCGTTCAAGATCGCCTTCGACCAGGAGATCCAGCGGCTGTACGACGAGTGGGACTCGCTGGGCCGCAAGGTCGTCGAGGGCACGGTGCTGCCCGCCGACGCCGCCGCGTACTCCCGGGCCGTCCGCACGGCCGCCGGGGAGCTTCCGAGCACCCCGCGCCCCCTGCCGTACCGGACGCTCGCCTCGGTCGCCGACATCACCGCCGGCGCCGAGGACCAGACGCTGCGCATCCTCAGCGAGCTGGACCCGGAGAACCCGCTGACCTCGCTGGACGAGGCGCGCCCGCGCCTCGACCGGGCCGAGAACTGGATCACCACCCAGGTCCCGGCCGAGGCCCGCACCATCGTCCGGGACGAGCCCGACAAGGAGCTGCTGGGCTCGCTCGACGACCAGGGCCGCGCGTCCCTGCGCCTCCTCCTGGAGGGCCTGGACACGCACTGGTCACTGGACGGCCTCACCACGCTGGTCTACGGCGTGCCGAAGGTGCTGGCCGGGCTGGAGCCGGACGCCGAGCCGACGCCCGAGCTGAAGGCCGCGCAACGGTCCTTCTTCGCGCTGCTCTACCGCCTCCTCGTCAGCCGCGACACGGGCCCGCGCCTGCCCACGCTGCTGCTCGCGGTGGGGGCGGACCGGGTGCGCAGGCTGCTGGGCGCGTAA
- a CDS encoding SDR family NAD(P)-dependent oxidoreductase, with protein sequence MAATPIAVVTGASSGIGAATARTLAAEGFRVVLTARRKDRIEALAAELTEAGHQATAYALDVTDRAAVDEFATAFRSLAVLVNNAGGALGADPVATGDPADWRQMYETNVIGTLNVTQALLPALTASGDGTIVILSSTAALSSYEGGGGYVAAKHGEHVLAETLRLEIVGTPVRVIEVAPGMVRTEEFATTRFRGDTEKAAKVYAGVDAPLTAEDVADTIGWAVTRPSHVNIDLLVVRPRAQASNTKVHRTL encoded by the coding sequence ATGGCCGCCACCCCCATCGCCGTCGTCACCGGCGCGAGCAGCGGCATCGGCGCCGCGACCGCCCGTACCCTGGCCGCCGAGGGCTTCCGGGTCGTGCTGACCGCCCGCCGCAAGGACCGCATCGAGGCGCTGGCAGCCGAGCTCACGGAGGCGGGCCACCAGGCGACGGCGTACGCGCTGGACGTCACCGACCGTGCGGCGGTCGACGAGTTCGCCACCGCGTTCCGCTCCCTCGCCGTCCTCGTCAACAACGCGGGCGGAGCGCTCGGGGCCGACCCGGTGGCGACCGGCGACCCCGCCGACTGGCGTCAGATGTACGAGACGAACGTGATCGGCACGCTCAACGTCACCCAGGCCCTGCTGCCCGCCCTCACCGCGAGCGGCGACGGCACGATCGTGATCCTCTCCTCGACCGCGGCGCTCTCCTCGTACGAGGGCGGCGGCGGTTACGTGGCGGCCAAGCACGGCGAACACGTCCTGGCCGAGACCCTGCGCCTGGAGATCGTCGGCACCCCCGTCCGCGTCATCGAGGTGGCCCCCGGCATGGTCAGGACCGAGGAGTTCGCCACCACGCGCTTCCGCGGCGACACCGAGAAGGCCGCCAAGGTCTACGCGGGGGTCGACGCCCCGCTGACCGCCGAGGACGTCGCCGACACGATCGGCTGGGCCGTCACCCGGCCCAGCCACGTCAACATCGACCTCCTGGTGGTCCGCCCGCGCGCCCAGGCCTCCAACACGAAGGTGCACCGCACGCTCTGA
- a CDS encoding Mut7-C RNAse domain-containing protein: MNGPEITLEVAPELRLFVPHDRRGGPAPLVTDGSSTLGHVIESLGVPLTEAGTLLVNGAPVARSHVPGAGEHVDVRAVERPQRVPGAPLRFLLDVHLGTLARRLRLLGVDAAYESEDIGDPALAALSARERRVLLSRDRGLLRRREIWAGAYVYSDRPKEQLRDVLGRFAPALDPWSRCTACNGTLAGATKDSVSGLLEHGTQEAYDVFAQCTECSRVYWRGAHHGHLETIVSEAVREFGGTPA; the protein is encoded by the coding sequence GTGAACGGACCCGAGATCACCCTCGAAGTAGCCCCTGAGCTGCGACTCTTCGTCCCGCACGACCGCCGCGGCGGACCCGCGCCCCTCGTCACGGACGGCTCCTCGACCCTGGGCCATGTCATCGAGTCCCTCGGTGTCCCGCTCACCGAGGCCGGAACGCTGCTGGTGAACGGCGCCCCGGTGGCCCGCTCGCACGTGCCGGGAGCCGGCGAACACGTCGACGTACGCGCCGTGGAACGCCCGCAGCGGGTCCCCGGCGCACCCCTGCGCTTCCTCCTCGACGTCCATCTGGGCACGCTGGCCCGCCGGCTGCGGCTCCTGGGCGTCGACGCCGCGTACGAGAGCGAGGACATCGGCGACCCCGCCCTGGCCGCCCTCTCCGCGCGCGAGCGGCGCGTCCTGCTCTCCCGGGACCGCGGGCTGCTGCGGCGCCGCGAGATCTGGGCGGGGGCGTACGTCTACAGCGACCGCCCCAAGGAGCAGCTGCGCGACGTCCTCGGCCGCTTCGCTCCGGCTCTGGATCCGTGGTCCCGCTGCACCGCGTGCAACGGGACCCTGGCCGGGGCCACCAAGGACTCCGTGAGCGGACTGCTGGAGCACGGCACGCAGGAGGCGTACGACGTGTTCGCCCAGTGCACGGAGTGCTCCCGGGTGTACTGGCGCGGCGCCCACCACGGCCACCTGGAGACGATCGTGTCCGAGGCGGTCCGCGAGTTCGGGGGCACGCCGGCGTAG
- a CDS encoding helix-turn-helix domain-containing protein, whose amino-acid sequence MAAGPRRDTRGIVDAPDLFAHVRFRRREPAAALRPYLEHYWLIDWDLAEPYAAHVVPHPSVNLVCQRYEAGDSPRERSGYAEVAGVDPGLFTRKLAGRGRVCGVQFRPGGFRPFAPGRPVSAWTGRRADAAEVLRLPPPVDAVLGPDDEDARVAALDSFLLALEPGPDPRAALAMAAVDRVRTDRTVRRVDGLARDTGLSARSLQRLFSAYVGVGPKWVILRYRIHEALEAAESGPEVDWARLAADLGYSDQAHLARDFTATVGVPPTAFAPQ is encoded by the coding sequence ATGGCCGCCGGACCTCGCCGCGACACCCGGGGCATCGTCGACGCCCCGGACCTCTTCGCGCATGTCCGCTTCCGCCGCCGCGAGCCCGCCGCCGCGCTGCGCCCGTACCTGGAGCACTACTGGCTGATCGACTGGGATCTCGCCGAGCCGTACGCCGCCCATGTCGTCCCGCACCCGTCGGTGAACCTGGTCTGCCAGCGGTACGAAGCCGGGGACAGTCCCCGGGAGCGGTCCGGGTACGCCGAGGTGGCGGGCGTCGACCCCGGGCTCTTCACCCGGAAACTGGCCGGGCGCGGCCGGGTCTGCGGGGTGCAGTTCCGGCCGGGCGGCTTCCGCCCGTTCGCCCCCGGGCGCCCGGTCTCCGCCTGGACCGGGCGGCGGGCCGACGCCGCCGAGGTGCTGCGGCTGCCGCCGCCCGTCGACGCGGTCCTCGGCCCGGACGACGAGGACGCGCGCGTCGCGGCGCTGGACTCCTTCCTGCTGGCGCTGGAGCCGGGTCCCGATCCCCGGGCGGCTCTCGCGATGGCCGCCGTCGACCGGGTGCGCACGGACCGCACGGTCCGCCGGGTGGACGGGCTCGCCCGGGACACCGGGCTCTCCGCCCGCTCCCTGCAACGGCTGTTCTCGGCGTACGTCGGCGTCGGCCCCAAGTGGGTCATCCTCCGCTACCGCATCCACGAGGCGCTGGAGGCCGCCGAATCCGGCCCGGAGGTCGACTGGGCGCGGCTCGCCGCCGACCTCGGCTACAGCGACCAGGCCCACCTGGCCCGGGACTTCACCGCGACGGTGGGCGTACCCCCGACGGCGTTCGCCCCGCAATGA